One Candidatus Omnitrophota bacterium genomic window, GGCGTAGTTCCGGTCAGACTCATTATTCCTTTGGTTATCTCGCCTCCATACTGACACTCATCGGAGATTTTTTTAAGCTTAGGAAGAGATTTCTGCAGGATCTGCTTTGCTTCCGCATCTGAAAGATCGCAAACATTCCTCTCTCCGAGCATATCGAAAATACCGTCACAGGTCATAGATATGGCATAGAGCCGGTTGTTAAACTGGTGCCCGGCGCCGAAGGATACGTCCGAAACAGCCTGTTCTCTGGAAGATTCAACTATTCTGTCTTCTTCCCCTTGCCAGAATGAAGCATTCTCGATAGCAAGCGCTGCCTGATTGGAAAGTACTTGAAGCACGTTAATTTCTTCCTTGGTGAAGGTTTCATCGTTTCTTGATCCGCCAAGAATAAGAAAACCAACCAATTCAAGACGAAGAAGGATGGGAATAACAATATTGGCTTTAAATTTTATCAATTCGTTTTCGAGAGGCACAAGGGCATGGTTTGTTGTTGAAACGATCTTATGCTTAATTTCTCCATATTCAATCGCTATTTTTTCTGTAAAGAGCTTATCAGCTAAGACAGAATCAAAGGGAATATTTTTAGGTAAACCATCTATTTTCGGAACAGCATAATAGGAAACCAGATTGAACTGTTTACCTTTAAGAGGATCATTCTCTAGAAGATAAAAGGCAGCATGCTTTAATTGCAAGATTTTTAAAACATTATGAACAATCAATCCCAGCAAGGTTCTAATCCTAGTAAAGCGCATCATGTAGGAAGAAAGCTCTCGGAGATTATCCTGACGTTTGCGTTTTTCTGCAAGAAGACGAGCTTCCACACGACTAGTTAAATATATAAAAATAAATGGTCCTACTGTAGCCAAAATAAAGAAAATAATTAAAGGACACCAGAACCAACTATTTCCAAATAAACTTATTAGCACATTTTTCCCAAAACCCGTAATTGCAAAAGGTATGCCTAAAACCAATAGATAGACGGATATGAAAACTCCAATTCGACTCAAAGCAACATTAGGATCTACCAAGCGATAACGAAATACAGCATATGCTACAATTCCTATATAGAAACTAATCATTATATTAAAATAAGGAGGCAGATGGATGCTATACCACATAGGCCAGTTTGTGGCGCCTCCAGCGAAACCGAGCATAGCCGATATAGTAAAATATTTAATTTGCGTTCGTTTAATATCAACGCTTTCCCGAAGTTTAACTATTAACCAATAGAATCCATATAAACATTGCCAAAACCAAAAAATCAAATAGAGATGAAAGAAAAAAGTTGGGGTTGGCCAAAAACCAAGATTATAGCGAGGAGCAAGACCAGTGTATAATCTTGAGGTAAGATTTAATATAATAAAAAATATATTGATAAGAAGAAGCACTCGCAGAAGTTTTCTTTTTTCCTCAATTAACCCTAGAAAATAGAAAACAAAGTATAGGTAGGTAATATTTATTAAAATTATACCCACAAATAACACTTTAAACCATAATAAAGCCTGTGATTCTTCTTTAGCTAATTGCCAAAAGAAATAACCAAAACTATAAAGAGCAACACTTAAATTTAGGTTAAAGAAACTGCGATTCAGTGGGTTTTTTATATTCTTAATAACGATAAGAATTGAAACCGCAAGACAGGTAATAAAGTTTATTGCCCCTGTAAATCCTAAAAATGACATTATTTTAGACCTTTTGAATTGTTATAAATAATATTATATTACTTGGCTCTCTAGAAATCTTTATATCGAAACCATCTATCTCGCTTTTAACTATTAGATTTAACAGATGATTCTCTTCTCGCGGATAGAAACTCCAATCACACCACCAATCAGGCGGTAAAGGTTTATATTTGCTTACATCTTTATGTGCGATAATTAATCTACCCTTAGAATTTAACAAGTTAAAACAAAAGCTTATTAAATTTTTTAAAACTCTATCAGGGAGATAATCGGCTAATCCTATACTATAGATTAAATCATACTTACCTAAGATCTCAGAATACTTGCTATTTTGATTAATGTAATCTAATACGTTGTGCTGAAAAAAATGAAGGGGTACCTTGTTAACAACTTCGTTTAAGGACTCTTCTGAAAATTTTAGGGCTTCTTCATCTTGATCAACTAATGAAAAGGAAACATTGTTCTTGAGCAACAATTTTGAGTCAGATAGCACCTCCTTTATTTCTCGACAAGAACCACAAGCTATATTTAAAATTCTAATCTTTGGTAAATGTACTTCCTTAATGATAAAATCCCTTAATATTTTCCCCATTTCATTTTCTCGGTTTCTTACTGCTACAGCATAAGCATTACTTAATAAATATTTATCATAACAATATCCTAAAGCCGATGATAGAGGCTTGTTATCATAAATTATTTCTATTAATTTATAATCCCCAGGATAGCCTCTGGGTTTCTCAAAAGCATGCTTAACGATCTCTGCCTTATAAACCCATGGCCCAC contains:
- a CDS encoding GAF domain-containing protein; its protein translation is MSFLGFTGAINFITCLAVSILIVIKNIKNPLNRSFFNLNLSVALYSFGYFFWQLAKEESQALLWFKVLFVGIILINITYLYFVFYFLGLIEEKRKLLRVLLLINIFFIILNLTSRLYTGLAPRYNLGFWPTPTFFFHLYLIFWFWQCLYGFYWLIVKLRESVDIKRTQIKYFTISAMLGFAGGATNWPMWYSIHLPPYFNIMISFYIGIVAYAVFRYRLVDPNVALSRIGVFISVYLLVLGIPFAITGFGKNVLISLFGNSWFWCPLIIFFILATVGPFIFIYLTSRVEARLLAEKRKRQDNLRELSSYMMRFTRIRTLLGLIVHNVLKILQLKHAAFYLLENDPLKGKQFNLVSYYAVPKIDGLPKNIPFDSVLADKLFTEKIAIEYGEIKHKIVSTTNHALVPLENELIKFKANIVIPILLRLELVGFLILGGSRNDETFTKEEINVLQVLSNQAALAIENASFWQGEEDRIVESSREQAVSDVSFGAGHQFNNRLYAISMTCDGIFDMLGERNVCDLSDAEAKQILQKSLPKLKKISDECQYGGEITKGIMSLTGTTPPNFEEFDPSSIINSSLELVEMKHSQDKIEGKRPPVDISCQIDKNLPSVFGSDAQIRDCVFNLVDNSFDAVYEKIDKIRVRNPELKWPENDSYAPHIELKAFVKDNYLIISITDNGIGIKEEDKRKIFAGYYSSKPTGLQGYGKGGHGVGLFVVKKFILAHKGKIDFASEYGQGTTFTIELPLLKTKESKNNA